From a region of the Acinetobacter larvae genome:
- a CDS encoding ABC transporter substrate-binding protein: protein MLSTKKPTHYWTFAVFSLLLLLFLIFKPQAQQGTETHQRATSASPNSTKIVIAVPDLSAGKNSSSANIVVDYLYTHKILEQEFAKDHIQVEWKFFKGAGPAINEALANKQLDFAFLGDLAAIIGKANGLDTRLIAAMGRGTDVYLGVLKGHNYQSLEQLKGKRIAVWQGTAFQLSFAQFIESQGYKRSDFRIVNLDIPATNAALASKQIDAGWGIIPMLALQKQGLIDIPFSTRDTQDGRGAILSGLVARNDFLQQNPALSQRLVNAVLKAYAWTADEKNRQVAIQLVTKNANYPNDLYQRYLEGIALGQIYQPRLDAAYLQQLQRSVDAAAAAQLIHQPFQVSQWADTSWVERAWTELSAEQQIAAVKTGVQQ, encoded by the coding sequence ATGCTCAGCACAAAAAAGCCAACCCATTATTGGACCTTTGCAGTATTTAGCCTGTTACTGCTTTTATTTTTGATTTTTAAACCACAAGCACAACAGGGCACCGAGACGCATCAGCGCGCTACAAGCGCATCGCCCAACAGTACAAAAATTGTGATTGCGGTTCCCGATTTGAGTGCGGGTAAAAATAGCAGTAGTGCCAATATTGTCGTGGACTATTTATATACCCATAAAATACTAGAACAAGAATTTGCCAAAGATCATATTCAGGTTGAATGGAAATTTTTTAAGGGGGCTGGACCTGCGATTAATGAGGCTTTGGCTAATAAACAGTTAGACTTTGCTTTTTTGGGTGATTTAGCTGCCATTATTGGCAAGGCCAATGGTTTAGATACCAGACTCATTGCGGCGATGGGGCGTGGTACTGATGTGTATTTGGGGGTTTTGAAGGGGCATAATTATCAGAGCTTAGAACAATTAAAAGGCAAACGCATTGCTGTATGGCAAGGCACTGCTTTTCAGCTGTCTTTTGCACAGTTTATCGAAAGTCAGGGCTATAAGCGTTCAGATTTCCGCATTGTCAATCTAGATATTCCAGCCACGAATGCCGCCTTGGCATCCAAGCAAATCGATGCGGGTTGGGGCATTATTCCGATGCTGGCGCTACAAAAACAAGGTTTGATCGATATTCCTTTTAGCACACGCGATACGCAGGATGGTCGTGGTGCTATTTTGTCGGGCTTGGTCGCTCGGAACGATTTTCTACAGCAAAATCCGGCACTGAGTCAACGTCTGGTCAATGCGGTGCTCAAAGCCTATGCTTGGACTGCTGATGAAAAAAATCGTCAGGTTGCCATCCAGCTAGTGACAAAAAATGCTAATTATCCCAATGATTTATATCAACGCTATTTGGAAGGCATTGCATTGGGGCAGATTTATCAACCGCGTTTGGATGCCGCATATCTGCAACAGTTGCAACGCAGTGTCGATGCTGCGGCGGCAGCGCAGCTGATCCATCAACCTTTTCAGGTCAGCCAGTGGGCAGATACGAGCTGGGTGGAGCGCGCTTGGACTGAGTTAAGTGCGGAGCAGCAAATTGCCGCAGTTAAAACCGGCGTACAGCAGTAA
- a CDS encoding aryl-sulfate sulfotransferase, translating into MKKYIFALGLGLWLSNAVHSAPSVYPTGVTIYQPEKAWKHYTVFSAADQKSYLIDMNGQVVKQWPYKGFPTEVINPAVNKGALGHIFVQLKERPDKDPHAYGNGVNNHSVAELDWQGKVLWQWSGPDAASHAHQHHEIERLNNGNTLLLANKIHAIAGFKLPQLVDDVIYEVDATGQVLWQWLASEHLAELGFSPEQLKLVQQTDLADYLHLNNARSLGENPWYDAGDQRFHPDNIIIDSRQANFIAIIDKKTKQIVWRIGPNYPSAELKNPFADKSQLPRAVDQLSGLHDAKMIGKGLPGAGNILVFDNQGGSGYPAVSYQVATGASRVVEINPQSKQIVWEYRPGTSFFSAFTSLARRLPNGNTSITEGQTGRIFQITPQGEIVWEYVSPFFAEAKAGRPASNGLYRATPVAYQWVPVAPPQTDQAVRPPQLADFKVAIATEP; encoded by the coding sequence ATGAAAAAGTATATTTTTGCCTTGGGGCTGGGATTATGGTTGAGCAATGCCGTACACAGTGCACCATCGGTATATCCTACAGGGGTAACGATTTATCAGCCAGAAAAAGCTTGGAAGCATTATACGGTCTTTAGTGCAGCCGACCAGAAAAGTTATTTAATTGATATGAATGGTCAAGTGGTAAAACAGTGGCCGTATAAAGGATTCCCGACAGAGGTGATTAATCCCGCCGTGAATAAGGGCGCTTTAGGGCATATCTTTGTACAGCTCAAAGAACGCCCAGATAAAGACCCACATGCCTATGGTAATGGGGTCAATAACCACAGCGTGGCTGAACTAGATTGGCAGGGCAAGGTGCTATGGCAATGGTCCGGTCCAGATGCGGCAAGCCACGCCCACCAACATCATGAGATTGAGCGTTTAAATAATGGCAATACCTTATTGTTGGCTAATAAAATCCATGCCATTGCAGGTTTTAAATTGCCGCAATTGGTTGATGATGTGATTTATGAGGTGGATGCAACGGGTCAAGTGCTGTGGCAATGGCTGGCGTCAGAACATTTAGCTGAGTTGGGTTTTAGTCCAGAACAACTAAAATTGGTTCAACAAACCGATTTAGCCGATTATTTACATTTGAATAATGCGCGAAGCTTGGGCGAAAATCCGTGGTATGACGCTGGTGATCAGCGCTTCCATCCCGATAATATTATTATCGATTCACGCCAGGCCAATTTTATCGCCATTATTGATAAAAAAACCAAGCAAATCGTTTGGCGTATCGGACCGAATTATCCCTCTGCTGAATTAAAAAATCCTTTTGCTGATAAATCTCAGTTGCCACGCGCAGTAGATCAGCTCAGTGGTTTGCATGATGCAAAAATGATTGGCAAAGGTTTACCGGGGGCTGGCAATATCTTGGTCTTTGATAATCAAGGTGGTTCAGGTTATCCCGCGGTGTCCTATCAAGTAGCCACGGGGGCTTCTCGTGTGGTGGAGATTAATCCACAGAGCAAACAAATTGTGTGGGAATATCGCCCTGGCACTTCATTCTTTAGTGCCTTTACCAGTTTGGCTCGTCGTTTGCCGAATGGAAATACCAGCATTACCGAGGGGCAAACAGGACGGATATTCCAAATCACGCCACAGGGTGAAATCGTTTGGGAATATGTCAGCCCATTTTTTGCTGAGGCGAAAGCAGGGCGACCCGCCAGTAATGGTCTATATCGTGCGACCCCTGTAGCTTATCAGTGGGTTCCCGTCGCACCCCCACAAACAGACCAAGCCGTTCGACCGCCTCAACTTGCTGATTTTAAAGTTGCCATCGCAACGGAACCCTAA
- a CDS encoding arylsulfatase, protein MSISAPQRPNILLIVADDLGFSDLGAFGGEIATPHLDQLATQGLRLTDFHTASACSPTRSMLLSGTDHHLVGLGTMAEKVAPEHVGQPGYEGYLNHKVAALPALLQDAGYYTVMSGKWHLGLTPEHFPSQKGFQRSFALLPGAANHYLFEADIPAEKIPRILKSTRGLYSEDDHFAEELPAGFYSSDYFTDRLLEFLADNQARGDRPFFAYLPFSAPHWPLQAPKEDVDKYRGRYDAGPNALRLERLERLKALGLVEADATVHPVLARTPFWQQLSEEERQRSARTMEVYAAMVDRMDQNVGRVIDYLREQQQLEHTLIIFLSDNGAEGAQLEALPAFGPNLSQVIADYYDNSLDNIGRANSYVWYGEHWAQAATAPSRLYKAHTSEGGIRTVSFIHYPALARQQQISHEFLTVMDLLPTILDLIGVEHPGTSYQGRELAPLRGRSILPYLQQQQDYIHSAEHITGWELFGQKALRQGDWKALFIPAPNGPNRWQLFHLASDQGEVEDLAERYPEKLQELLAHWAVYVQENGVVESAEARNPLINNQYQPLVANAET, encoded by the coding sequence ATGAGCATTTCAGCACCGCAACGCCCGAATATTTTATTGATTGTCGCCGATGACTTAGGTTTTTCAGATCTGGGTGCCTTTGGTGGAGAAATTGCAACTCCTCACCTAGATCAACTGGCAACGCAGGGTCTACGCCTAACCGATTTCCATACCGCATCGGCTTGTTCACCGACACGTTCGATGTTGCTGTCTGGAACAGATCATCACTTGGTGGGGCTGGGCACCATGGCTGAAAAAGTTGCCCCGGAACATGTGGGACAGCCTGGCTATGAAGGCTATTTAAATCATAAAGTTGCGGCATTGCCGGCACTGTTACAAGATGCTGGTTATTATACCGTGATGTCGGGTAAATGGCATTTGGGACTCACCCCAGAGCATTTCCCGAGTCAGAAAGGTTTTCAGCGTTCTTTTGCACTATTGCCCGGTGCTGCCAATCATTATTTATTTGAAGCAGATATTCCCGCAGAGAAAATCCCGCGTATTTTAAAATCGACGCGAGGCTTATACAGTGAAGATGATCATTTTGCAGAAGAATTGCCAGCAGGCTTTTATTCTTCAGATTATTTCACCGACCGATTACTCGAATTTTTGGCAGATAATCAGGCGCGAGGAGATCGTCCATTTTTTGCCTATTTACCTTTTTCTGCGCCGCATTGGCCATTGCAAGCCCCCAAAGAAGATGTCGACAAATACCGTGGTCGCTATGATGCTGGACCCAATGCTTTACGTTTAGAGCGTTTAGAGCGTTTAAAAGCCTTGGGCTTGGTTGAAGCAGATGCCACGGTACACCCAGTCTTGGCACGCACGCCTTTTTGGCAACAGCTCTCTGAGGAAGAACGACAACGTTCGGCACGGACCATGGAAGTCTATGCCGCCATGGTCGATCGCATGGATCAAAATGTCGGGCGGGTCATCGACTATTTGCGTGAACAACAACAGTTAGAGCATACCCTAATTATTTTCCTTTCGGATAATGGCGCAGAAGGCGCACAGTTAGAGGCATTGCCTGCTTTTGGTCCCAATTTAAGTCAGGTCATTGCGGATTATTATGATAATTCACTGGATAATATTGGTCGTGCGAATTCTTATGTTTGGTATGGTGAACATTGGGCACAAGCTGCCACTGCACCGTCGCGTTTATATAAAGCGCATACCAGTGAAGGAGGGATTCGCACCGTCTCTTTTATACATTATCCAGCCTTGGCGCGGCAGCAGCAGATTAGTCATGAATTTTTGACTGTTATGGATTTATTACCCACGATTTTAGATTTAATCGGTGTTGAACATCCGGGTACAAGTTACCAAGGACGTGAGCTGGCACCGTTACGCGGGCGTTCTATTTTGCCTTATTTGCAGCAACAACAAGATTATATTCACAGTGCTGAGCATATTACCGGATGGGAGTTATTTGGCCAAAAAGCATTGCGCCAAGGAGATTGGAAGGCTCTCTTTATTCCGGCACCGAATGGTCCAAACCGTTGGCAACTCTTTCATTTAGCCAGTGATCAAGGCGAAGTCGAAGATTTGGCAGAACGATATCCTGAAAAACTACAAGAGCTGTTGGCGCATTGGGCGGTCTATGTGCAGGAAAATGGCGTGGTGGAAAGTGCTGAAGCGCGTAATCCCCTGATTAATAACCAATACCAACCCTTAGTGGCGAATGCCGAGACTTAA
- a CDS encoding Crp/Fnr family transcriptional regulator, which yields MLNSANPISLYQAEILRLPKNNCSTADYIQRALKILQNYNFLQHLSASEHALLLNHLKIKRYVHHQVIYHQNQPSNEVMIIIDGTLKLGWHVPNAQYHTDSFIPSGTMINIVPVITQQPLMHEYIAQGSTIVANLAGDMMREILQHNARAQYALFNIICVRTQLQRANAVFASTLSLRTRLVKEILFLIHYHFYRDDIKLNQANFAELLQSTRQKINKEFAYLVQQGLVEVKYNRIRILDYAGLKQLSEHANPVATTEFI from the coding sequence ATGTTAAATTCAGCGAACCCAATTTCTCTTTATCAGGCTGAAATTCTGCGTCTGCCCAAAAATAATTGCTCAACAGCGGACTACATTCAACGCGCACTCAAGATCCTACAAAATTATAATTTTCTACAGCACTTAAGCGCCAGTGAACATGCTTTATTGTTAAATCATTTAAAAATTAAACGCTATGTACATCATCAGGTGATTTACCATCAAAATCAGCCCAGTAATGAAGTAATGATTATTATTGATGGCACACTCAAACTCGGTTGGCATGTGCCAAATGCTCAATATCATACCGATAGCTTTATTCCTTCGGGTACCATGATTAATATCGTGCCGGTGATTACCCAGCAACCCCTGATGCATGAATATATCGCCCAAGGCAGCACCATCGTTGCCAACCTCGCGGGGGATATGATGAGAGAGATTTTACAGCACAATGCCCGCGCGCAATATGCGCTATTCAATATCATCTGTGTCCGCACACAGCTACAACGTGCCAATGCTGTCTTTGCCTCAACCCTATCTTTGCGTACTCGCTTAGTCAAAGAGATCTTATTTTTGATTCATTATCATTTTTATCGTGATGATATTAAATTAAACCAGGCCAATTTTGCTGAGCTTTTACAAAGTACACGACAGAAAATAAATAAAGAATTTGCCTACTTGGTGCAACAAGGCTTGGTCGAGGTAAAATATAACCGCATCCGAATACTAGACTATGCTGGCTTAAAACAATTAAGTGAACATGCCAACCCTGTTGCCACAACAGAGTTTATTTAA
- a CDS encoding glutathione S-transferase family protein has product MAIVLWGRPNSLNVHKILWLAAELELDFEHIYAGQHYGLIDQPEFLARNPNGLIPVLQDHETVLWESHTILRYLTEVYGQDSVWIANPQQRFQAEKWLDWYLTTIFPVFSILFRHLVRLPAEQRDLAAIAQASVELEKLFDILDGILSKQTYLSGQQFGIADIPLGLAVHHWFNFDIPRQHPQPHLKAWIEKIRARPYFLKIATVL; this is encoded by the coding sequence ATGGCTATTGTCCTTTGGGGGCGTCCCAATTCACTCAATGTACACAAAATTTTATGGCTTGCTGCGGAGTTAGAACTCGACTTTGAACATATTTATGCTGGTCAGCACTATGGTTTAATCGATCAACCCGAATTTCTAGCCCGCAATCCCAATGGGCTCATTCCCGTACTACAAGACCACGAGACAGTTCTCTGGGAATCGCATACAATTTTACGTTATCTTACCGAGGTCTATGGTCAAGATAGCGTGTGGATTGCCAACCCACAGCAGCGTTTTCAGGCTGAAAAATGGCTAGACTGGTATCTCACCACCATCTTCCCTGTCTTTTCTATTCTTTTTCGGCACTTGGTACGTTTACCCGCCGAACAACGTGATCTAGCGGCCATCGCACAGGCGAGCGTAGAACTGGAAAAATTGTTTGATATTCTGGATGGCATCTTGAGCAAACAAACGTATCTCTCTGGTCAGCAATTTGGTATCGCCGACATTCCATTGGGACTGGCGGTGCATCACTGGTTTAATTTTGATATCCCACGTCAACATCCGCAGCCCCATTTAAAAGCTTGGATTGAGAAAATTAGAGCACGCCCTTATTTTCTCAAAATCGCGACAGTACTGTAA
- a CDS encoding ABC transporter permease: protein MTTLHRKALENSAQPKPLLRQIKHYNALLSRLVTPLLLPLVIFILWWCAANLHWMPSQILPSPQQTFHSAWQLLQADLLWHVGLSLERLLLGMISGVLAGLVIGMALGRIHWLDKLVSPIFYALALIPTLAWLPILMMWLGIENSLKVFLIFKASLIPIVIHCHSAVRDIPPSLQEMAQVLQLSPYQRFRKLLLPAILPAFMTGLRLAVAASWTTLIAVELLASSDGIGYLMVNSRQLFQLDVVFVCIAAIALIGVLLDALFYRLEQKVVYWPPAALSIWHNKSARTVWSDYALKLIVPLLLLVLWRVGSHLYWFDAQLLPAPEQVLHCLWQELTEGSLLHALHHSLYRAVVGFLVGGVLGIAAGLWLGLNQQLEPFVAPSLNVLRLIAIFAWIPLITAWFGLGDQAKLVFVSLATFFPFYIATWRGVQGLSQQLFDVTAILQLNYWQRLIYLVLPSISPAVFAGLRIALLYAWMASFGVEYLMGSGIGVGTYMMSAQQHFEMDKVIAATVLVAILGAFLAWTGTKLEIYASSWRNHQS, encoded by the coding sequence ATGACAACATTGCATCGCAAGGCACTTGAAAACAGTGCCCAGCCCAAACCGTTATTGCGACAGATAAAGCATTACAACGCGCTTTTGAGTCGACTTGTCACGCCACTGCTGTTGCCTCTGGTGATCTTTATTTTATGGTGGTGTGCCGCCAATTTACATTGGATGCCGAGTCAAATTTTACCCAGCCCGCAACAGACTTTTCACAGTGCGTGGCAGTTATTACAAGCAGATTTACTCTGGCATGTGGGCTTGAGCTTGGAGCGTTTATTACTCGGAATGATCTCGGGTGTATTGGCTGGGCTAGTGATTGGGATGGCTTTAGGGCGAATACACTGGTTAGATAAATTGGTTTCACCCATTTTTTATGCACTGGCCTTGATTCCAACCTTGGCTTGGCTGCCTATTTTGATGATGTGGTTGGGGATTGAAAATAGCCTTAAAGTTTTTTTGATCTTTAAAGCAAGCTTGATTCCAATTGTGATCCATTGTCATAGTGCGGTAAGGGATATTCCGCCATCGTTGCAGGAAATGGCACAGGTCTTACAACTTTCCCCCTATCAACGCTTTCGTAAATTACTTTTACCCGCCATATTGCCTGCTTTTATGACTGGGCTGCGCTTAGCGGTTGCTGCATCGTGGACGACCTTGATTGCAGTTGAATTGCTTGCTTCCTCGGATGGTATTGGCTATTTGATGGTCAATAGTCGGCAACTGTTTCAGCTCGATGTGGTATTTGTCTGTATTGCAGCGATTGCTCTCATCGGTGTGTTATTGGATGCGTTATTTTATCGCTTAGAACAAAAAGTTGTGTATTGGCCTCCCGCAGCCTTAAGTATCTGGCACAACAAATCTGCAAGGACTGTCTGGTCCGATTATGCACTGAAGCTGATCGTGCCATTGCTCTTGCTGGTGCTGTGGCGTGTCGGCAGTCATCTATACTGGTTTGATGCACAGCTATTACCAGCACCTGAACAGGTACTGCATTGTTTATGGCAAGAGCTGACAGAGGGCTCACTTTTACATGCCTTACACCATAGTCTTTACCGTGCTGTGGTTGGTTTCTTGGTGGGTGGGGTTTTGGGTATTGCAGCGGGCTTATGGTTAGGACTCAATCAGCAGTTGGAGCCGTTTGTTGCCCCGAGCCTCAATGTACTGCGTTTGATTGCCATTTTTGCTTGGATTCCCTTAATTACAGCTTGGTTCGGTCTGGGGGATCAAGCCAAGTTGGTCTTTGTATCCTTGGCAACTTTTTTCCCTTTTTATATTGCGACATGGCGTGGGGTACAAGGGCTGTCGCAACAGCTATTTGATGTGACAGCTATTTTGCAGCTAAATTATTGGCAACGATTAATATATTTGGTTTTACCTTCAATTAGCCCGGCTGTTTTTGCTGGTTTGAGGATTGCATTGCTATATGCATGGATGGCATCTTTTGGGGTTGAATATCTGATGGGATCAGGGATCGGCGTGGGTACCTATATGATGTCTGCACAACAACATTTTGAAATGGACAAAGTCATTGCGGCAACGGTATTGGTGGCGATTTTAGGTGCATTCTTGGCGTGGACTGGGACTAAGCTTGAGATATATGCATCATCGTGGCGTAATCATCAAAGTTAA
- a CDS encoding ChaN family lipoprotein, which produces MQHGLKRSAYRVCAIVALCLHSVQSFSAHIYDREQQKNISQVELVAALSQADIVLIGEKHDDSAHHQAEYRLLADSATARQHGSVLLEMLTPSQQKQVDTVQRWLAKGGKSGQRNLAQKLGWNEAWPWARYQQVMNLIMYQKPAVLAANPNREDVQAAGAFMPSAALAQSIEVRQALGQIMGVGPQHALVGKQQFKDDFMAKTLLAAPKPAWLIAGSIHTSKLLGVPLYLADQPQAGQVKVVVLTEEGTEIDAAHADYIWFLDALTPAE; this is translated from the coding sequence ATGCAACACGGGTTAAAAAGAAGTGCTTATAGGGTCTGTGCCATCGTTGCTTTATGTCTGCACAGTGTACAAAGTTTTTCCGCGCATATTTATGATCGGGAACAGCAAAAAAATATTAGTCAGGTTGAATTGGTGGCTGCCCTCAGCCAAGCCGATATTGTTTTAATCGGTGAAAAACATGATGATTCTGCACATCATCAGGCTGAGTATCGGTTGCTGGCAGACAGTGCCACCGCACGTCAACACGGCTCAGTCTTGTTGGAGATGTTGACACCATCGCAACAGAAACAAGTCGATACAGTGCAAAGGTGGTTGGCCAAAGGCGGCAAATCTGGGCAACGTAATCTCGCCCAAAAACTAGGTTGGAATGAGGCTTGGCCTTGGGCGCGTTATCAGCAGGTGATGAATTTAATCATGTACCAAAAACCAGCTGTACTGGCTGCCAACCCGAATCGTGAAGATGTACAGGCCGCAGGAGCATTTATGCCTAGTGCAGCGTTGGCACAATCAATAGAAGTGCGTCAGGCTTTGGGACAAATCATGGGCGTTGGTCCGCAGCATGCTTTGGTGGGTAAGCAACAGTTTAAAGATGACTTTATGGCGAAAACTCTGCTTGCCGCACCCAAACCGGCATGGTTGATTGCAGGTTCGATTCACACGTCAAAACTGTTGGGTGTGCCGTTATATTTGGCTGACCAGCCGCAAGCGGGTCAAGTGAAAGTAGTGGTTTTGACTGAAGAAGGTACCGAGATTGACGCGGCACATGCCGACTATATTTGGTTCTTGGACGCACTTACACCAGCCGAATGA
- a CDS encoding TonB-dependent siderophore receptor, translating into MIDRQRFTPYRMDVKQSFKQFNFKQFNFKQLNFKKPNFKKPKLKKPSLKPLNLRRLNPLSRSIGLICLGISVASTGYAEQAASQTSATSPVLEQDVIELPTIVATAQKKAVVAAGTLGARSARETPFSIQQIDSKQIEEQQAKSLGQLFANEAGVAAQGNSYAINSHALSVRGLSLDFVNGYKIDGHPFQMASVELPLELFQEVQLLKGATGFLYGIGSPGGTLNYITKKPTDDTQSALSIGYRSDSIVTVHADTGGRLGSDERYGYRFNVVNEKGQTFNGTDLERQAISAAFDAQITPNLVWRANGLYQQRDLKGGISSYSVAGAGAYAYQGDALPKAISGAKNLTAYDQSYYDSDLWALSTGLNWQINDLWRLDASYAHTFKRIESRDETLHLVNEQGDYHLALRQFYRPTLQYDSWQLRLEGEWQTGWLKHKIVTGLERQTQSRDLNIGDPNIDPDLNTGGQNHVYPAGGVLPSGNIYAGSLALHYDGDSPREYFRISDWETRSVYFSDTLSIHEQWSLLLGLRKFDYENKNYFVSGKLRNHYREKPLSPTAALLFYPNKNTTLYASYVEALDDGGYVGSTYANAYAQLSPLESKQYELGLKAEYQNWALTSALFRIEKGMGYANAENYYIADGQVTYDGFELAGHYQPTPSLRLNASATFLDAEYKEAEAQLIGNRPAAVARIQANLGAEQKIEAIPGLKLHGNVQYIGSQYIDAANRLKVPTFEVVNIGLSYRVPLGEQQLTYRAEINNLFDKKYWLASSNALSVAAPRTLSLNIKYDF; encoded by the coding sequence ATGATTGATCGACAGCGCTTTACACCTTATCGAATGGATGTGAAGCAATCTTTTAAACAATTCAATTTTAAACAATTCAATTTTAAACAACTCAACTTTAAAAAGCCGAATTTTAAAAAACCGAAGTTAAAAAAACCGAGCCTCAAGCCATTGAATCTCAGACGACTCAATCCTTTATCTCGTAGCATTGGATTGATTTGCTTGGGGATCTCCGTCGCCAGCACTGGTTATGCTGAGCAAGCTGCGTCGCAGACAAGCGCTACAAGTCCAGTTTTAGAACAAGATGTTATTGAATTACCCACCATTGTGGCGACTGCGCAAAAGAAAGCTGTTGTTGCTGCAGGGACTTTGGGTGCCCGGAGTGCGCGCGAAACACCTTTTTCAATTCAACAAATTGATAGCAAGCAAATTGAAGAACAGCAAGCGAAATCATTAGGACAGTTATTTGCCAATGAAGCGGGTGTTGCTGCGCAAGGAAACAGTTATGCCATCAATTCACATGCATTATCGGTGCGTGGTTTAAGCCTAGATTTTGTCAATGGCTATAAAATTGATGGTCATCCTTTTCAGATGGCCAGTGTTGAGTTGCCATTAGAATTATTTCAAGAAGTACAATTATTGAAGGGGGCGACAGGGTTTTTATATGGGATTGGCTCACCTGGGGGGACGCTCAATTACATCACGAAAAAACCCACAGATGACACGCAAAGCGCGCTGTCTATTGGCTATCGCTCGGACAGTATAGTGACTGTCCATGCCGATACTGGCGGCCGTCTAGGTTCGGATGAACGTTATGGCTATCGTTTTAATGTGGTCAATGAAAAGGGTCAAACTTTTAATGGTACAGATCTAGAGCGACAAGCCATATCTGCCGCATTTGATGCACAAATCACACCAAACCTAGTCTGGCGTGCCAATGGTTTATATCAACAGCGTGATTTAAAAGGCGGAATTAGTAGCTATAGTGTCGCGGGAGCGGGTGCCTATGCTTATCAAGGCGATGCGCTACCGAAGGCGATCAGTGGTGCTAAGAATCTCACAGCATATGATCAATCCTATTATGACTCTGACTTATGGGCATTATCGACGGGTTTAAACTGGCAAATTAATGATCTTTGGCGGCTTGATGCGAGTTATGCGCATACTTTTAAGCGTATAGAATCACGTGATGAGACGCTACATCTAGTGAATGAACAGGGTGATTATCATCTGGCATTACGGCAGTTTTATCGACCAACTTTGCAATATGATTCTTGGCAATTACGTTTAGAAGGTGAATGGCAAACAGGCTGGCTAAAACACAAGATTGTCACGGGGCTAGAACGGCAAACGCAAAGCCGTGATTTAAATATTGGTGATCCCAATATTGATCCAGACCTCAATACGGGCGGTCAAAATCATGTCTATCCAGCTGGAGGGGTTTTGCCCAGTGGCAATATTTATGCGGGGAGCTTAGCACTGCATTATGACGGTGATTCACCACGAGAGTATTTTAGAATTTCTGACTGGGAAACGCGCTCTGTTTATTTTAGTGATACTTTGAGTATTCATGAGCAGTGGTCTTTATTGCTGGGCTTACGTAAGTTTGATTATGAAAATAAAAATTATTTTGTTTCAGGCAAACTGCGTAATCATTATCGTGAAAAGCCATTATCACCCACTGCAGCATTATTATTTTATCCCAATAAAAATACCACCTTATATGCCAGTTATGTTGAGGCATTGGATGATGGTGGTTATGTGGGCAGTACCTATGCCAATGCTTATGCACAGTTAAGCCCGCTAGAAAGTAAACAATATGAGTTAGGACTAAAAGCGGAATATCAAAATTGGGCTTTAACGTCTGCACTTTTCCGGATTGAAAAGGGCATGGGCTATGCCAATGCTGAGAATTATTATATTGCCGATGGTCAAGTAACATATGACGGTTTTGAGCTGGCTGGGCATTATCAGCCGACACCGAGTTTACGACTCAATGCCAGTGCAACCTTTTTAGATGCAGAATATAAAGAAGCAGAAGCACAACTCATTGGGAATAGACCTGCGGCAGTGGCACGTATTCAAGCCAATTTGGGTGCTGAACAAAAGATTGAAGCGATTCCGGGTTTAAAACTGCATGGCAATGTGCAGTATATCGGCAGTCAATATATTGATGCTGCCAATCGTCTTAAAGTGCCGACCTTCGAGGTGGTGAATATCGGACTGAGTTACCGAGTACCCTTAGGAGAGCAGCAACTGACTTACCGTGCTGAGATTAATAATTTATTCGACAAAAAATACTGGTTGGCATCGAGTAATGCACTCAGTGTTGCTGCACCACGTACCTTGAGTCTCAATATTAAATACGATTTTTAA